In Candidatus Gastranaerophilales bacterium, a single genomic region encodes these proteins:
- a CDS encoding carbonic anhydrase — protein sequence MNQEAQNELERLLNGNKRFITGTPKAENKCLQTLQKLSTSQSPKAIVLSCSDSRIVPELIFDCGIGELFVVRTAGVGIGPNITESIEFGIEELKIPLLILLGHDNCGVIKYAKDKYPAPLDDFYGLMNSVYPVLGDNKLSYNEISQAHTILTKKILMKRSYIIREAVEKNKLAITTAHFSFESGTVEII from the coding sequence ATGAATCAAGAAGCTCAAAATGAACTCGAAAGATTGTTAAACGGCAATAAAAGATTTATAACAGGTACTCCAAAAGCAGAAAATAAATGCCTGCAAACATTGCAAAAACTATCTACTTCTCAATCGCCTAAAGCTATTGTATTAAGTTGTTCAGACTCAAGAATTGTTCCTGAGCTGATATTTGATTGCGGAATAGGCGAACTTTTCGTGGTGAGAACAGCTGGCGTAGGGATTGGTCCGAATATCACAGAAAGCATCGAATTCGGGATTGAAGAATTAAAAATACCGCTCTTGATACTACTCGGCCACGATAATTGCGGCGTTATCAAATACGCAAAAGATAAATACCCCGCACCCCTAGACGATTTTTACGGACTCATGAATTCTGTATATCCGGTTTTGGGTGACAACAAATTGTCTTACAACGAAATATCTCAAGCCCATACCATTCTAACTAAAAAAATATTAATGAAACGCTCATACATAATCAGAGAAGCGGTGGAAAAAAACAAACTAGCAATCACAACAGCTCACTTCAGCTTTGAATCCGGAACAGTGGAAATTATATAA
- the tsaD gene encoding tRNA (adenosine(37)-N6)-threonylcarbamoyltransferase complex transferase subunit TsaD, with protein MIKEYKTPITEKSVFVGPDVKEDVIILAIESSCDETACAIVKNGREVLANVVASQIKTHREFGGVVPEVAAREHLDAVNLIITEAFEQSGLKPEELTAIAATVGPGLVGCLLVGMNAAKALAVTYDKPFIGVNHLNAHVCANYIDTDLKPPFVALLVSGGHTQIIKVDSYEEQSIIGETIDDATGEAYDKVARLLGLPYPGGLNLDRMAPNGNPNAYSLPIAKVKGDYDFSFSGLKTAVLQLTQKLKKELGTIPNEDVAASFQECITKTLFKKTLKAAVSIGAKKIALGGGVAANSEIRKKFFALEENGYKIYAPAMKYCTDNASMVASAAYFSTNTFPDLGVEVFSRCS; from the coding sequence ATGATTAAAGAATATAAAACACCTATAACAGAAAAAAGCGTATTTGTAGGACCTGACGTCAAAGAAGATGTCATTATCCTTGCAATAGAATCAAGTTGTGACGAAACAGCTTGTGCAATTGTAAAAAACGGGCGAGAAGTCTTGGCAAATGTAGTTGCTTCTCAAATAAAAACTCACCGTGAATTCGGAGGAGTAGTCCCAGAAGTAGCAGCCCGTGAGCATCTTGACGCTGTAAACCTTATTATAACTGAAGCTTTTGAACAATCAGGACTAAAACCTGAAGAATTGACAGCTATAGCTGCAACCGTAGGTCCCGGACTTGTAGGCTGTTTACTCGTAGGAATGAACGCTGCAAAAGCACTTGCCGTTACATACGACAAGCCATTTATCGGCGTAAATCACCTTAATGCTCATGTTTGTGCAAATTATATTGATACTGACCTCAAACCTCCATTCGTTGCACTGCTTGTAAGTGGTGGGCATACACAAATAATAAAAGTCGATAGCTATGAAGAACAATCAATTATCGGTGAAACCATTGATGATGCAACAGGCGAAGCTTATGATAAAGTCGCAAGACTATTAGGGCTCCCATACCCAGGAGGACTTAACCTTGACAGAATGGCTCCAAACGGAAACCCCAATGCCTATAGTTTGCCTATTGCGAAAGTTAAAGGTGATTACGATTTTAGCTTTTCAGGGTTAAAAACCGCTGTTTTGCAACTTACTCAAAAATTAAAAAAAGAACTCGGCACAATTCCGAACGAAGATGTTGCTGCAAGTTTCCAAGAATGTATCACAAAAACTTTATTCAAAAAAACACTAAAAGCTGCAGTCAGCATAGGTGCTAAAAAAATAGCTTTGGGTGGCGGTGTAGCTGCAAATTCTGAAATCAGAAAGAAATTTTTCGCACTTGAAGAAAACGGCTACAAAATCTACGCTCCTGCAATGAAATATTGCACAGATAATGCTTCTATGGTTGCCTCTGCTGCTTATTTTTCAACTAACACATTCCCTGATTTGGGCGTTGAAGTTTTTTCAAGATGTTCATAA
- a CDS encoding C-GCAxxG-C-C family protein: MKETAKKYFSIGYSCSESMVMAAAELGLVSKDLLSVASSFSGGMGSGCLCGAVAGAQMIIGALNGRNQEKNGMDARVLAKKFIEKFKEKNKATCCKILTLKYKDNFASPERKLHCSQMVEDAALILEELLELKTVKT; this comes from the coding sequence ATGAAAGAAACAGCAAAAAAATATTTTTCCATTGGATATTCCTGCTCTGAATCAATGGTTATGGCAGCAGCAGAATTAGGGCTTGTGTCCAAAGATTTACTTTCCGTTGCAAGTTCATTTTCAGGCGGTATGGGAAGCGGTTGTCTTTGTGGAGCTGTTGCAGGTGCTCAAATGATTATCGGAGCATTAAACGGTAGAAATCAAGAAAAAAACGGAATGGACGCAAGAGTTCTTGCTAAAAAATTTATTGAAAAATTTAAAGAAAAAAACAAAGCAACTTGTTGTAAAATTTTGACACTAAAATATAAAGATAATTTTGCATCCCCAGAAAGAAAACTTCACTGTTCTCAAATGGTTGAAGATGCCGCACTTATTTTGGAGGAATTATTAGAATTAAAGACAGTCAAAACCTAA
- a CDS encoding glycoside hydrolase family 57 protein — MHKNLSIAFIWHMHQPNYQAQPNGIRLMPWARLHAIKDYLDMLLQLDNFPDLKLNFNLVPVLVDAIEEYAHKGAHDIHSKLTVTPIDELTEDDKQYILNYFFDANYANLISHHKYYSDLYHKRYLKEEVDISDFSEQEYSDIMMWFNLVWFDPRWIEEYPELKSFIEQERGFSLAQRVAVIDIQRQIMARIIPEFKKYQDEGRIEITTSPYYHPILPIMFDMNVAKKSAIRHPLPDCKINMAEDAKTQIKMALDKMEQTFGKRPVGMWPSEHCVSQKTLDCFADLGIKWTVSDEGILANTLKKEFVRDFKGYLEDPYDLCNAYTYESKNHKPINIVFRDSVIPNLISFEYPHHESVIAASDLYSRIKTIQNKLQNSPDEHHLLTIAMDGENSWESYANDGAQFLKTLYKLITRDETLHSVLVSDYIKEVQHIKKLDSLAAGSWINRDFQLWIAEPTKNLAWKYLCHTEEDLKIFAKEKDVDKRLVTMAKNELYIAQGSDWFWWYGEPNDSGQDHIFDYLFREHLKNIYLLLGKKVPKYLDSPLISFLGKPSRAPKKQISPHVNGKDLYNDEWINAGCIDIPAGPIPQENKLFNRICFGCDETNIYLRFDINRFIFDMEGKFKSIYQIYVYFKSYNEYAAYTAPIRTVNKPDYLFPILKDGYSHELKITLFKDVKSPMQFSKAQENNLWVLQMNNNVKYAYEDIVELCIPFFDLNISPGEKIDFFIINGTLGLTEEVYPQDMLLSLERPRQVQPVESN; from the coding sequence ATGCATAAAAATCTATCAATAGCCTTTATTTGGCATATGCACCAACCAAACTATCAGGCACAGCCTAATGGTATCAGACTTATGCCTTGGGCTAGGTTGCACGCTATTAAAGATTATTTGGATATGCTTCTGCAACTCGACAACTTTCCTGATTTGAAGTTGAATTTCAATCTTGTACCTGTTTTGGTTGATGCGATTGAAGAATATGCCCACAAAGGTGCCCATGACATTCATTCTAAACTTACGGTGACTCCTATTGATGAACTTACAGAAGATGATAAGCAATATATCCTCAATTATTTCTTTGATGCGAATTATGCAAACTTGATTTCTCATCACAAATACTATAGTGACTTGTATCACAAAAGATATCTCAAAGAAGAAGTAGATATCTCTGATTTTTCTGAGCAGGAATATTCTGATATCATGATGTGGTTTAATCTGGTATGGTTTGACCCCAGATGGATTGAAGAATATCCTGAGCTCAAATCTTTTATTGAACAAGAAAGAGGCTTTTCTTTAGCTCAAAGGGTTGCTGTAATTGATATTCAACGTCAAATTATGGCTCGTATTATACCTGAATTTAAAAAATATCAAGATGAAGGTCGGATAGAAATTACAACGAGCCCCTACTATCACCCGATTTTGCCGATTATGTTTGATATGAATGTTGCGAAAAAGTCCGCTATAAGGCACCCTTTGCCTGACTGTAAAATTAATATGGCAGAAGATGCTAAAACTCAAATTAAGATGGCTCTTGATAAAATGGAGCAAACTTTTGGCAAAAGACCTGTAGGAATGTGGCCATCTGAACATTGTGTCAGTCAAAAAACTTTAGATTGCTTTGCTGATTTGGGTATAAAATGGACAGTTTCTGATGAGGGCATACTGGCTAACACGTTAAAAAAAGAGTTTGTTCGTGATTTTAAAGGGTATCTCGAAGACCCTTATGACCTTTGCAACGCTTATACTTATGAGTCAAAAAATCACAAACCTATAAATATTGTCTTTAGGGATTCTGTAATTCCTAATCTTATAAGTTTTGAATATCCTCACCATGAAAGTGTTATTGCTGCGAGTGATTTATATAGCAGAATAAAAACTATTCAAAATAAACTTCAAAATTCACCTGATGAACATCATTTGTTGACTATTGCGATGGACGGAGAAAATAGTTGGGAAAGCTATGCTAATGATGGTGCTCAATTTTTAAAAACTTTGTATAAATTAATTACACGTGATGAAACTTTACATTCTGTCCTTGTCAGTGATTACATAAAAGAAGTTCAGCATATTAAAAAATTGGATTCATTGGCAGCCGGCTCTTGGATTAACAGAGATTTTCAATTATGGATTGCTGAGCCTACAAAAAATCTCGCTTGGAAATACCTCTGCCATACGGAAGAAGATTTAAAGATTTTTGCAAAAGAAAAAGATGTTGATAAAAGACTTGTAACAATGGCAAAAAATGAACTATATATTGCTCAGGGCTCCGATTGGTTCTGGTGGTATGGTGAGCCTAATGACTCAGGACAAGACCATATTTTTGATTATCTTTTTAGAGAACATTTGAAAAATATATATTTGTTGCTTGGTAAAAAAGTTCCGAAATATCTTGATTCGCCGTTGATTTCGTTTTTAGGCAAACCGTCCAGAGCTCCTAAAAAGCAAATTTCGCCACATGTGAACGGTAAAGATTTATACAATGATGAATGGATAAATGCAGGTTGTATTGATATCCCTGCTGGTCCTATTCCTCAAGAAAATAAGCTTTTTAACAGAATATGTTTTGGCTGTGATGAAACTAATATATATTTAAGATTTGATATAAACAGATTTATTTTCGACATGGAAGGTAAATTTAAATCTATTTATCAAATATATGTGTATTTTAAATCATACAATGAATATGCGGCTTATACTGCACCAATAAGGACAGTTAATAAGCCTGATTATTTGTTCCCGATTTTAAAAGACGGATATTCTCATGAGTTGAAAATAACTTTGTTTAAAGATGTTAAATCACCGATGCAATTTTCTAAAGCACAAGAGAATAATCTATGGGTATTGCAGATGAACAATAACGTGAAATATGCCTATGAAGATATTGTTGAATTGTGTATTCCGTTTTTTGATTTGAATATAAGCCCCGGTGAAAAAATAGATTTCTTTATTATCAACGGAACTTTAGGGCTCACGGAAGAAGTTTATCCTCAAGATATGCTTTTATCTCTTGAAAGACCGCGTCAAGTGCAACCGGTTGAATCAAATTAG